Part of the Musa acuminata AAA Group cultivar baxijiao chromosome BXJ3-10, Cavendish_Baxijiao_AAA, whole genome shotgun sequence genome, GAAGATGATGATGCTTAGTTGATAATAACACTTGATCTACTAGGCTGTTTTTCCCCCCAGGAAAAGTCCACACCCCACTTCATGACACCATTTTACTAGATATGACCATCACTGCAGCTAAAACTTCTAGCACGAGTTACAAACAAAGCTTGTCCAAAATAAGTTTTGCACACTGGCTCATTTGCAGGTACTCTGGAGATTGCAACAATGCCTTTGCTTCTTTCCTGTATCACTGAAATAATTGGCAATGTTTTTGTACTATTTCTGAGGAATATGAAAGCAACTTCTTAAAAGGAGGTTGTGGAATATTGTGACCGCAGGAATGTATTTCAAGTCCGTGCTTCATTTTATTTGCAActgaatattttttagatttaggATGTGCTAATTGTCAGAACAATTACAACTTCGTCACAGATTATGGTGTGCCAAAGCACTAATTCAAATTCTGGTTTCGAAACTTTTACTGTTCTTAATTAGTAAGCTGATTGAGGGATTTCTCTTTATTTAATGTCTCTTCATATTGATGCTTAAACCTTAACTTGTTGGCCATATTTATGCTTCATCCTCTAGCATATAAGATACGTTTTGTTACTTAAATTCATTCCGACAATAGGATTATCTGTTGATGTGCTTTTTATGTTGACAGTATCATGCAAAGATCACGAAGATGTGCTTTTCTATGCAATAATTTCACCTGGCATCTTCACTTGAGCTCATGAGATATGCAAAAAGATGGCACGATTGATACAAGGGCTACTTTGGGTACTTTGTTTGTTTCCCTTTCTCGCTGTAACCCCTCTTTTCTGCCTCCAGATTCAAtggttttatgtttttttttttttgcagtacACTCTTTGACCTCTGGCCGATTCAATATAGTTGGAATATTAAggcttgtttttgttgtgcaCTCTTTGACCCATAGTTAAGTGTTTGACATAAAGTACATGCTCTGTTTTCCAAAAATGTTATTTATGAATGACTTAGAACCATGTTattttctcaactcttaagacatGCTACTGATTTATATGCAAATGCCAAACTTTACAAATGGATCTTAGTTCTTCCTTGCCATTCTTATTTGCATGCAATGATTATTACGCATAGCTGACACTCAGTTCTGTCCTTCATCACAGAAACAGGACTCATTATGTTATTCCTGGTTGATGATTAATTATGGTTATAGATTAAAGTGAGCTTTTTGAATGAGCAGTCCTTTATATTGTAATTTGTAAGTGGCTTTAGACTAAATTTTAGTTTATCTCTTTCTTTTATATGTGAATGATGAATGCATATAAGGAAACATGCATAGTTATTAAAATGTCAATCTAAGTGATGAGCTAAACATAAAAGTGTCTGAGAATAAATCATCAACGTTTGACCTTCTATAAAAATGCACAAATACACTGAGATTTGGTTATTGGTAGGTGGGTTCGCTGATTGAAGGTCTTGATTTTGTTTGAACAATTACATTTTGTTGTAtactaaatattatataataagtTAATAACATCCATGAGAAATCCAATGAAAATAATACAAGATGTTGCAAAGGTTTTACAAAATTCTAAGATGACATCAGACATCCTGATTAaaaaactataaaattaaaaGTAACTTGCTAACAGTAGCATATTTACCTATATTTTTCCATCTTTTTAACATAATTGGATGAAAAAGAGGATGTGTGAGCATAATGTTCTGCGATATTTTATTCGTTGTGGTTTATGtgcttttctctctctctatctttctttttttttccttgtagTTAGTGCTTGTCTTGTATGGCTGAATATCTCATGTCATATTTGTCTTGTTTATTTTGATCATGACATCACAAGTAAGAGGATATAGACATGTGAGCTGATTTTGTTGTTGCATGCATATTGTTTGTTGTTATTGAAATGACATCTGTTACTTTGGAAGATTTGAGAGCCCACTGCTCATCTGCAAAGGAATTAGGCAGGAGAAGGTTGGGTTCATTGGTGAGATAGTCCTGAGATAGTAGTAGCTTGCAATAAATAAAGCATCTGTGTGCTCTGCTGATGCAAAATAGTTGGAGTTTTTCATTGGATGACTAGTTTATCCTCTACCGAGTGTGACATCACCTATCTGGCAATATCCTTTGTAAATAGAATCAGCATATGGCTTGAGCACCAATGTGGAATATCTAGTCATCGTCTGTGAAAGGAGTTGGTTCTGACTCTGAATCCCCCTAAGATGCAACACTTGTTTGGTACACATGCTGCTTTTAGTTGAACTTGTTATTTTTACTGTGGTTAGGTGCTGATGTGACAGCCTTCAATTATCTCGGTTGACTGTAGAAGGGTGTAATTCTGTCACCAGATCCTGTAGCATACGGTTTGGTGATTGTAGTTGTTTTCAGTGGCTGCGTGTTGTATGGTTGTGAATGCCATAATACCATCTGATGTTGGGAGGTCAAACAAAGAGTATTCAGGAAGACAATGCATGTTGGACAACCTGTTGGCAACTTGTTTATCAGGTGAGCACAGACAATACGTTTTGTTCTTGTTAATATTTTAGATCGAAATAAATCGGCTATGAACTTTTTCTTTTGGAGACAGCCAGGTATTCTGGTAATGTATTGGCATCGGATCTCTTGAGATGGCCCAGGCTATACCACCAAGAAAGCCAGGTGATGTAACCTGCGTTTGATGTTTATCGTGTGCCGCCAATCTTTCGAGGATACGCTGAACCTACGTTTTGTTCTTTCAGACTTGGATTAACGTCCATGGCATGGACGATGCGGCGGCTTTCTTCCTCGGGAGTGCTTACGATGTTGCTTTACACGGTGGAGCTTCGTGCTGCTCCTGATGATGCATTGCATCATCCTTGGTCGGATTTGCCGGGCTTTTACAGGTATATCTTTCTTCTTGTCCTGTACGCTTTCTGTGGTTGGCATCTGAGCTTGGGTCTCGGTTCATTGAATccctaactttttttatttttatctccaccaccacagattgTCGTGTTTAGTTCCGCCAGATGTATTGATTTAGAATGGGACGCTTGTCGCTCCAGTCTCTCTCGAGACGGGCTCATGCGTGGGCCCACGAGCACTACAAATGATAACAATCTACTTGAAATTTAACTTTTTTTTCCTCAGCAAGAAAATATTAGTATGATTGCCTTTTTAAGTCCCATCTATACTTTTGCTTTTTAAGTGGTCAAATCCAGAAAAAGAAAGATAATCGTGAGATAAATCGAGACTATTCTTAAAGAGCGTTCCATTCACGACCGCACTCGCATCTCGTGCCAGTGGACTGGTCGGCACGTGCGGTGGCACGCTTCTCGATAATACTCACCAGCCGCTGTGTGCCTGCGTACGGTGGCGGATTCCTCCTCTTTGTCTCGACGGATCTGAAACAACGAAAAGAAGACCGGAGGGGGAAACGCAAGGCACATTAAAACTGACCGTCCAGCGACGGTCGTGTTATTTTCTGGCACGCGTCTCCTCTCTGGCCACTAGTTTCAAGTGGCGCGCATCGTACGGTTGCCCCGGGCGAGCGTCTCTCCGTATCACCGGAAGGCCAGCGTCTCAGAACGACCGCCGCAGTGCTTCTGCACCCATCGGCCGTCTACGCGCCCCGACTACCTGCTTTGTGTGTCGGGGCATCCGTGGGACCCACTTTCCTGCTTCGCGCCGGTGAGTCACCCTCGGGTGAGGCCAACATTCTTGTTAAAAAGGTCTTTAACCACTGTTGGTTATGGTCGAACACCCCCACCATTGACAGGTATTTACGCTTCTGCCACCGCCGACATGCTGTGGCCACGCCTACGAACAGGGTAGCCTGGCCTCTTATTGGCTGGGAGTGTTAAGGGCCCCACATCTAAACCCGGTTCGGGACGGGCGCAAGAGGCCCGCAGTGGCAATTCTGTTATACAACGACAGGTCAAGGTTATTTGGTGTTGTTACAGAGCGAAAGCAAGTCATTATAATAGGATAACACCTTTTGTTGCGAAGCGAGGCAGAGGGGAGAGGAGAGACAAGTAGGAGGCGATAATACTAACGAGGGAGGACAAAAGGCTTTGCATCCATTCCGTTCGATCAAGAGGGAACTGGGGTGATCCAGACGCCGCGGCGATTACTGTGGATCGATTCCTTTCCTGTTCTTGGCTTCGATCGGCTGCGTTAGACAGGAGGAGGCGGAATATGGTGGGGAGGAGCAGCAACGGGGGAGGGGGGCTGTGGCGCCTCGCCGACGAGATGAACCCGCCGGAGGTCGGGTGCAGGGCCATGGAGGCGGAGTGCGTCCGCAGATTCCACCGCCATGAGCCGAAAGAAAACCAGTGCAGCTCCTCCGTCGTCAAGCACATCAAAGCCCCCGTCCACCTCGTAATCTCGCTTTCTTCCTTCTTTGGTTTCGAAATAGGCGGTCTGCTGGTGTTTCTTTCGCTTCTTTTATCCTTTTTAGGGTTTTATTTTCCGCAAATGCGAAgaaataggattttttttttattttttcccctTGAGGTGTAAAAAAACTGATTTTTGCGGTTAGTTTAGCTAATGCGAAAATATGAATAGTTTCAAAGAGTTAATTTTTGCTTCAGTGCGATTTGAAGGATTTTGTAATTTGGGATTTTCGATGGAAGAGGCTGCCTTGCTGATACAGCAAACCAGCAAGTGTATAAATATGGGTGATCGGATCGTGCATTTTGTTGATTTAGCAAACGTTTAATGGTGAAAAAGCTTTCACTTTTAGTTTCTTTGGTGATGAGAAAATGATCGCTCGCTTTTGCTCGTCAGATATTTTCTCTAAACTTGCGATTAGAACCTGCGAAGCTTGTAACCGTTGATGATGCTGTGCTTATGGTATAGGTTTGGTCTTTGGTGAGGCGATTCGATCAGCCAGAAAGGTACAAGCCGTTTGTGAGCAGATGCATCTTGCAGGGGGATTTTGCAGTAGGGTGCTTGAGGGAAGTGAACATCAAGTCCGGCCTGCCCGCCACTACCAGCACCGAAAGGCTCGAACAGCTCGATGACAACGAGCACATCTTGAGCATCAAGATTGTCGGAGGGGACCACAGGCTTCAGGTTTTTTGTTCTTGCCATCCCCaatgctcttctcttgttaaaagATTCTTTCTTGTTTCTCTGCTCTTCCATCCACCTGGATCTTGATCGATTGTTCGAGATATGCAAGGTTGAGAAGATATTGATGCTTGATGGTAGTAGGGTAGACTTGAATATTCCTTCTGAAGGTAAAGCGTGCGTGATGGCAATCCGTACGATGGGGATAATATTACCTTGGAATTATCTTGTGATTTCCTCTTGCTTGTGTAGACATACATGAAGTGTCTTTCACTTTCTAATGGATATAGTATTGGAATTATCATTCACATATTCATGTTCTTTTCTGGAACAATTATAATGGAAAATTCTCTTCTTTACTCTATCAAGGATGAGAGTGGTTCTTTGGCTTTCTAAATTTCATCGAATTTTATCATAGTAGAACCCAATCAATTTTATAAAAGAATAGAAGTTATAGCATGCCTTACAGGAGTTTGATCACCGGAGATATTATTAACAGTCTGTCGGAGAAACACCAAGTCTTGGTAGTTTAACATTTGTGCTTGATTGGGTTATCCATTGAGGTGGCAACGATTCATGTCGCATCAGATTTACATGCAGCTTCATCATTATGTGACTAGTTTTCCTTTGACCTTTAGTCGAGTTGTATATTCTGTTTTTGTGAATTCGACAAAGCTTGCATGATATTAACATCTTGATTTTTCTGATGTTTCTTTTGGTCCTGCTTTACTCTACTGGATGAGAACAGAGTAATGATGTTGTGTTACTCATTTGAATCAACAATGATGGATCTATTTTTGAGCATATGTTTTAATTATGTTTGCTCTGCCTTCGGCTGACTTGTGGCTCATCAATCTTCGTTATTCTTTCTCTTCAGAACTACTCATCGGTTGTGACTGCCCATCCTGAGGTTATTGATGGCAGACCGGGGACATTGGTGATAGAATCGTTTGTGGTCGACGTGCCGGAAGGGAACACCAAAGATGACACCTGCTTCTTCGTGGAGGCCCTTATCAAGTGCAACCTCAAATCATTAGCCGTAATATCGGAGCGATTGGCAGTTCAAGAATTGACAGAGCCCATTAACATCTAATGCACGGACTAGCCAGGGGTAGAACACGCAGAGCTTCAGACCATCCAAGTTTTTGACATAGTCCACTAGTCTCTTTTGCCTTTTTGTTTTCTCTGACTGCAACCATGCCATACCCCATTCAGAATGAAAATGAATGTTTTTGGCATCCGATGCCTGCGCCATGGTTCTCAGGTGATATAGTTCGATTTCCTGAGATCAGTGAAGCTATGGGAAAATATCTGGTTGTACTGTTTGCTGGTGACAGCAACGTTGGAGCAGCAGCTACATCAAAGTCAAATGAAGGTGGGTCGTAAAGATTGACGACAGTTGTCTCGTACCTATAAACTTTGGTGTACTTTGGAGTTCCTGTAAATGCATCAATTGTCTTCTTGTTTTCAAGATAGAATGACAAAAACAGGTAGAAAGTGTGTTCTATAAACAGCTCGGAGATGTCATAAATTTTGTCGTGGAATTAATTTTAATTGCTATGATTACTTGTATGGTGCATCTTTCAAAGTCCCTGTGCTCCACTTGATGGCGAGTTCTCAGGCTTGTGGCATTTTCTACGCCACATGATCATTGAAATGAATCAAGACTGAATTGAGTTGGGGAAGATGGAGAAGGCCAGGTTCTGTTCTGGATCTTTCGGACATATCTTAATTCAGGGGCTGATAagatgcatcattcattttttgtTCTGCTTGGTTGTGTTTTCATGTCAATCTTTACCCATGTTCTTGGGGCTGAATTGGGGTAGCTTCCCTGTCTTTTCTCTCCAATGATGCAATTGAAGTCACAAGGAAAAAGTACACAGCAGGAGCTGCTCCACCTAACAAGTTTCCCCATCAGGAGACAGCCTAATTAATGCCCATCACACACTCCACATCTGCTGCAGGTCTTTATGACCATTCCAGCAATGGTGGATTCTTGCATTCATTCAGGCACCCTTAAGTCGTTGGGTAGATGCAGAGAAAAATGAGATGTGATGTTTCTTTGGCTGGCTACAACAATGGCAGATTGCCTGTGCCCATCAAATGGTTGAAACATTATGGCTTATGATGGTGATGAGCTCGAGAATATTCAAATAAGGGAATGGTGTCAGCTACGGCCGCTTGTTTTGACAGAGGGACGCCGTAcgtggtttggtttggtttgtaGTTGATGGTGAGGAATCAATGAGCTCATCATTCCGCAGCACAAGCACCAACATGTAATAATGGCGGCCTCAAAttcttaaagcatgaagaatgttTTAAtccattattattactattattattattatcacccAATTATGCCATCGGATCATATGGCAATAATTGTAGCGTTTATTTCtcagaaaagagaaagaagtcgTGAACATAATGCTTAAAGATGCGCTTTCGAAAGCAGGAAAAGGAAACATACCTAAACGTCTTGAAGCAACTATCATCGCATTCACTGGAGGAGGTAAGACGGGAAGAAGTGAGTCCCTTCAACCATCCCCATGATAGTTGTTCTCCTCACGAGAGAGAAAGGGAGGGAGGGCATGAGCTGAACAACTCAGTGATCCAGAACTGGTCCATGTCTTATTTCGTGACGGATCAAAGCCACTGCTTGGATGGTCAGTGTTGGCTGCATGCTTTCCACCAATGGTGCATGTGATGCGTTGGTGTCAGTCGAGCTCTGCTTTGGAGGCACGCGAGTTCACGAGCTCTTGTCATGGCGTCAAAAAGCTTCTCATGCTCCAGTGATGGATGAAATGGCTTTTAGAACATCCTCGTTAGTAGGGAGACTACTTCCTATTTCCTGATCGGCATTTGCTGTGTGGTCACAGTACTTCATGGATGCCAAGAGAGGGCACCTTTGTCAGCCTTCGGCCATCACAACATCTTTGGCTCCTCATTGTCTCAATTGTTTCTGCTCACCACCCGTCGACTGATACACACTTTCATTGTCAATCTATCTATGGCTCACACAAATGATAACTCCAAATGGCCTCGCTAATGTTCCTAAGAGATAAAGAAGCATGTACGAGCTTTGGTGCAAGCGCCTTGTGTGTACCAAAGATGGTGATGTCCCCCTCCGTCCAAGAGATGAATAGAACAAGCAACAGCAAAAGAGATTCCCAATTCGTCACCACCATCTCTTCTTCTCTCTTGAAATCCATGAAGTCGTGTTAACTAAACATTCTGAACTGTTGAAGAAGCTGTCTGCTTCTGCGAGAGGCCAAAAACTGTAGCTTTCTGCTTGGACTCTCTCTCGACAAGTCTGGGTGCTTTGGATTCTATCTCTCGGAGCAACTTTGTATTACGTATTGAGGTCTCTGGGGATCCAAATTCAGATCTTGGTCTGTAAAAAGCTCATCTTGGACCGCTCTGCCTCCAAAATCCATTTCCTTCTCAAAGCTCTCGCCTTTGGACTCCACCCAAATTCGATCCttacgaagaagctcatcggcacCGGTTCTCGTGGTTTACTGAAACGGATGGCTCGTTTTCGAGCCTTGGTGGGGGTGGCAGCCCTACTGCCTCTGCTGCTGCAATGCAGCGTGGCGGTGACGGAAGTGTCGTGCTCCGACATAGTGCCGATGAAGTGGCGAAGGGAGGTGATATCGATCACCGACTTCGGAGCGGTGGGCGACGGGAGGACGCTCAACACTTGGCCCTTCAAGAAGGCCATATACAGAATCCAGCACCTTCGGAGCAGGGGAGGAACCCTTCTCTACATCCCTCCCGGTGTTTGGCTCACAGGGAGCTTCAGCCTAA contains:
- the LOC135651744 gene encoding abscisic acid receptor PYL3-like, with amino-acid sequence MVGRSSNGGGGLWRLADEMNPPEVGCRAMEAECVRRFHRHEPKENQCSSSVVKHIKAPVHLVWSLVRRFDQPERYKPFVSRCILQGDFAVGCLREVNIKSGLPATTSTERLEQLDDNEHILSIKIVGGDHRLQNYSSVVTAHPEVIDGRPGTLVIESFVVDVPEGNTKDDTCFFVEALIKCNLKSLAVISERLAVQELTEPINI